One Roseomonas gilardii subsp. gilardii genomic region harbors:
- a CDS encoding type 1 glutamine amidotransferase domain-containing protein, which yields MADAKNRKVAILATDGVERVELTEPMKALREAGAEVVVVSLKGGEIQAMDGDVNPSGKIRVDLEVSAAKPEGFDALVLPGGTTNPDKLRQDEAAVSFVKGVVQAGKPVAAICHGPWTLVEAGAVKGRKMTSYPSLKTDLRNAGAEWVDETCVVDGNLITSRNPKDLPAFCAAVVRAVEQAAPRKAA from the coding sequence ATGGCGGATGCGAAGAACCGCAAGGTGGCCATCCTGGCGACGGATGGCGTCGAGCGCGTGGAGCTGACCGAACCCATGAAGGCCCTGCGCGAGGCCGGGGCCGAGGTCGTGGTGGTGTCCCTGAAGGGCGGGGAAATCCAGGCCATGGACGGGGACGTGAATCCCTCCGGGAAGATCCGGGTGGATCTGGAGGTCTCGGCGGCGAAGCCCGAGGGGTTCGATGCCCTGGTCCTGCCGGGTGGCACCACCAACCCCGACAAGCTGCGCCAGGACGAGGCGGCGGTAAGCTTCGTGAAGGGCGTCGTCCAGGCCGGCAAGCCGGTCGCGGCGATCTGCCATGGCCCCTGGACGCTGGTGGAGGCCGGGGCGGTGAAGGGGCGGAAGATGACCTCCTACCCCTCGCTGAAGACCGATCTCCGCAATGCCGGGGCGGAATGGGTGGACGAGACCTGCGTGGTGGATGGCAACCTCATCACCTCCCGCAATCCCAAGGACCTGCCGGCCTTCTGCGCCGCCGTGGTGCGCGCGGTGGAACAGGCGGCACCCCGCAAGGCGGCCTGA